A genomic window from Algoriphagus sp. Y33 includes:
- a CDS encoding FecR family protein codes for MNSQQIKVLLRKLFSKKEYSSPLEELNQWYNSLDGEVTQPINSKQLKSQAWEKIHGEIHAFKVKNSNEKKVVFGNWIWRAAILFIICGAGYGLFTQLPKSTEKAKPAAGVYANDIGNVSAFLLPDGSKVWLSTGSKLEYAEDFPANRRVNLSGEAFFEVIRNPKSPFMIMTGDVATEVLGTSFNLKSYNQSSVELSVYSGRVKFYNQHSIPDSAILLKGEKISWTAQAGLSETELFDMAELPGWRLGKISFDNADIEVILSTLKIWYDVTVEVEGNAVNCHYSGEFRQASLEQILETLSYALNLTYKINDAHVTIHVNPCE; via the coding sequence ATGAATTCACAACAAATTAAAGTCCTGTTAAGGAAGCTTTTTAGTAAAAAAGAGTACAGTTCCCCGCTTGAGGAATTGAATCAATGGTACAACTCTCTAGACGGGGAAGTAACCCAACCTATAAACAGCAAACAGCTTAAATCACAGGCTTGGGAAAAGATCCATGGTGAGATTCATGCTTTCAAAGTAAAGAATAGCAATGAGAAGAAGGTAGTTTTTGGTAACTGGATATGGAGGGCGGCCATCCTTTTTATAATATGTGGAGCTGGCTATGGGCTTTTTACTCAACTGCCTAAGTCTACAGAGAAAGCAAAACCGGCGGCTGGAGTATATGCCAATGACATCGGAAACGTATCTGCTTTTCTGCTACCTGATGGTAGTAAAGTATGGCTAAGTACAGGCTCTAAACTGGAATATGCCGAAGACTTTCCTGCTAATCGTAGGGTCAATTTATCAGGAGAAGCTTTTTTTGAAGTCATCCGCAATCCTAAATCACCTTTTATGATTATGACCGGGGACGTAGCCACAGAAGTCCTGGGTACATCCTTTAACCTCAAATCTTACAACCAATCCAGCGTAGAACTATCTGTTTATTCAGGAAGGGTGAAATTTTATAATCAGCACTCCATTCCGGATTCTGCCATTTTGCTTAAGGGTGAAAAAATCAGCTGGACAGCTCAGGCAGGTCTCAGTGAGACGGAACTATTTGACATGGCCGAGCTTCCCGGTTGGAGACTTGGCAAAATCAGCTTTGATAATGCGGATATTGAAGTGATCCTTTCCACTTTGAAAATATGGTATGATGTAACTGTCGAAGTAGAGGGGAATGCGGTAAACTGTCATTATAGTGGAGAATTTCGACAGGCAAGTCTGGAGCAAATTCTGGAAACCCTCAGCTACGCGCTAAACCTAACCTATAAAATAAATGATGCCCATGTGACAATCCATGTAAATCCCTGCGAATAA
- a CDS encoding TonB-dependent receptor — translation MKKKLLQLMWDTSKCLMVVFTMTYCFSGLALANSSHAQHLNLTQITIQSNNTSVLDFFHLVEKQSEFRFHFNPEVVHNKQIALSGNADLETLLYEVAAQTRLRFKQVNESIAVKPTDRKSQEAIEVKIKISGRILDEETQEPIMGASVFISETGQGAIADPDGNWSLEIDESLLGKEIKASALGYNPEVLTIREGEMTFLLIPQELAEVVVVGYGQQRKANLTGAVDQVDSEVFENRPISNIAQGLVGAIPNLNIRMLDGKPTQSPSFNVRGTTSIGQQGSALVLIDGVEGDPKMLNPNDIASVTVLKDAASASIYGARAAFGVVLITTKSATAGKTTVTYSSNFSSRSPTAIPDNITESYPWAKGFSDAWSNWNDNGNTPTAINKTLPFSPAYLEEIKRRWEDPSLPRVEVNPSTGEYEYYYSTDWYRELYKDNFFAQDHNLALTGGDKKTTYYVSGRYNGQDGLFRYNTDTYAMYNLRAKGTIQLTPWLQVENNTDFSRMSYHQPLNVGEGSGIWRNMADEGHPLAPLLNPDGSLSFPAAYTVGDYYIGRNAVDNVQRFLKNRFAAKAELFDKKVTLNGNFTFQTNDNSSFQKRVQVPYSRYEGVTGYTGTNTNDLQDRRNTTQYYATNIYANYLNTFKNAHNLGVLLGFNYERSVYENLTTRRNGIVFPDAEDLNLALGQSVFTEGGHEKWAIAGTFFRVNYDYMGRYLLEVNGRYDGSSKFPTDQQWAYFPSGSVGWAISEEQFWKVKPSVLTSLKIRASYGSLGNGNIDPYSFTENFSITQMDRIINGQRPQATEMPGVVPQGLTWETSTTADIGLDFASVNNKLQFTADWYRRWTTDMFTVGPTLPAIYGTTVPKGNYADLETTGWEATVTWNDDFILAEKPFNYTVRLAMSDYKAYITKYNNPDKNLTDYYEGQRIGEIWGYQVEGLFRSEEEILNSPSQSNIRNTNTRKNYVGDLKFKNLDGDEIIHHGSNRVGDSGDKSVIGNSEPRYTYGINLNAEWNGFFIGAFFQGVLKQDWYPSGESRFWGQYNRPYNQYPSWHEDNMFREELGNFDAYLPRLVGYVALGDDRALSTPNDRYMQNVAYIRLRNIQLGYTLPQHLTSKIKANDVKIYLSAENLWTWSSLYKWTKDTDVTSIYGSDRDLSGGTSGDGYNYPMLKAISAGLTVNF, via the coding sequence ATGAAAAAAAAATTACTACAACTCATGTGGGATACATCTAAGTGCCTCATGGTAGTCTTCACGATGACTTATTGCTTCAGTGGTCTGGCTTTGGCCAATAGCTCACATGCGCAACATCTTAATCTGACACAAATTACAATCCAGTCAAATAATACCTCAGTTCTGGACTTCTTTCATCTGGTGGAAAAACAATCTGAATTTAGGTTCCACTTCAATCCTGAAGTGGTACACAACAAACAAATTGCCCTTTCCGGAAATGCAGACCTGGAAACCTTGCTTTATGAAGTGGCAGCCCAGACAAGACTTAGGTTTAAGCAGGTCAATGAATCAATAGCTGTAAAGCCAACCGATAGGAAGTCCCAAGAAGCGATAGAAGTGAAAATCAAAATCTCAGGAAGGATTTTGGATGAAGAGACCCAAGAGCCTATAATGGGAGCAAGCGTTTTTATCTCCGAAACCGGCCAAGGCGCCATTGCTGATCCGGATGGCAACTGGTCTCTGGAAATCGATGAATCCCTCTTAGGCAAGGAAATCAAGGCTTCAGCCTTGGGCTATAATCCCGAAGTACTAACTATCCGTGAAGGTGAAATGACTTTTTTACTGATTCCGCAGGAGTTGGCAGAAGTAGTAGTGGTAGGTTATGGTCAGCAACGGAAGGCCAACCTGACCGGAGCCGTGGATCAAGTGGACTCTGAAGTCTTTGAAAACAGACCTATTTCAAATATTGCCCAAGGATTGGTAGGAGCTATACCTAACCTGAACATCAGAATGCTGGATGGGAAACCAACCCAATCTCCCTCCTTCAATGTGCGTGGCACTACTTCCATCGGCCAGCAGGGAAGTGCCTTGGTATTGATAGATGGGGTAGAGGGTGATCCTAAAATGCTCAATCCCAATGATATTGCCAGTGTGACAGTATTGAAAGATGCCGCTTCTGCTTCTATTTACGGTGCCAGAGCAGCATTTGGGGTGGTCTTGATTACAACCAAATCGGCAACTGCGGGGAAAACTACCGTTACCTATTCGTCTAATTTTTCATCGAGATCACCGACTGCAATCCCGGACAATATTACTGAATCTTATCCTTGGGCAAAGGGATTCAGCGATGCATGGTCAAATTGGAATGACAACGGAAATACGCCTACAGCAATCAATAAAACGTTGCCGTTCTCTCCTGCCTACCTGGAGGAGATTAAAAGAAGATGGGAAGACCCTTCCTTACCAAGAGTGGAGGTCAATCCATCTACGGGCGAATATGAATACTACTACAGTACAGACTGGTACAGGGAATTGTATAAAGACAACTTTTTCGCCCAAGACCATAACCTGGCTTTGACCGGAGGGGACAAAAAAACAACCTATTATGTAAGTGGCCGCTACAATGGTCAGGACGGACTATTCCGGTACAATACGGATACCTATGCGATGTATAATCTTCGGGCAAAGGGGACGATTCAGCTTACGCCATGGCTGCAGGTAGAAAACAACACAGATTTTTCCCGCATGTCTTACCATCAGCCTCTAAATGTGGGAGAGGGCAGTGGTATATGGCGAAATATGGCGGATGAAGGCCACCCCCTTGCACCTTTGCTGAATCCTGACGGTTCCTTGTCCTTTCCTGCCGCTTATACGGTAGGGGACTATTACATCGGAAGAAATGCAGTGGACAACGTGCAGCGATTCCTGAAAAACAGATTTGCAGCCAAGGCCGAACTATTTGATAAGAAGGTGACCCTGAACGGAAACTTTACCTTCCAGACTAATGACAACAGCAGCTTTCAAAAGCGGGTGCAGGTGCCATACAGTAGATATGAAGGGGTGACAGGCTACACCGGTACCAATACCAACGATCTCCAAGACCGTAGAAATACCACGCAGTACTACGCCACTAATATTTATGCCAATTACCTGAATACATTTAAAAACGCCCATAATCTCGGGGTATTGCTAGGTTTTAATTACGAGAGATCGGTTTATGAAAATTTGACCACCAGACGAAACGGAATCGTATTCCCGGATGCTGAAGACCTCAATCTGGCTTTGGGGCAAAGTGTCTTTACTGAGGGAGGTCACGAGAAATGGGCGATTGCAGGTACTTTTTTCCGGGTGAACTATGACTATATGGGACGTTATCTATTGGAAGTTAACGGACGTTATGATGGATCTTCCAAATTTCCCACAGACCAGCAATGGGCATATTTCCCTTCAGGTTCAGTAGGTTGGGCCATATCTGAGGAGCAGTTCTGGAAAGTGAAACCTAGTGTTTTGACTAGCCTAAAGATCCGCGCTTCCTATGGTTCTTTGGGCAATGGTAACATCGACCCTTACTCCTTCACGGAGAATTTTTCGATTACCCAAATGGATAGAATTATCAACGGGCAGCGACCCCAAGCTACCGAGATGCCCGGTGTAGTTCCTCAGGGTCTTACCTGGGAAACCTCTACTACTGCAGACATCGGGTTGGATTTTGCCAGCGTAAACAATAAGCTGCAATTTACTGCAGACTGGTACCGTCGATGGACTACGGATATGTTTACAGTAGGCCCTACCTTGCCTGCGATTTACGGTACCACCGTACCAAAAGGGAACTATGCAGATCTGGAGACCACAGGTTGGGAAGCTACGGTGACCTGGAATGATGATTTCATACTGGCAGAGAAGCCATTCAATTATACGGTCAGACTAGCCATGTCTGATTACAAGGCATATATTACCAAATACAACAATCCGGATAAGAACCTAACCGATTACTACGAAGGTCAAAGAATTGGGGAAATCTGGGGGTATCAAGTGGAAGGATTGTTCCGCTCCGAAGAGGAGATCCTCAATTCACCGTCTCAGTCAAATATCCGCAATACCAATACCCGAAAAAACTATGTGGGGGATTTGAAATTCAAAAATCTGGATGGAGATGAGATCATTCATCATGGATCGAATCGGGTAGGGGATTCCGGGGATAAATCCGTCATCGGTAACTCAGAACCACGCTACACCTATGGGATTAACTTAAATGCTGAGTGGAACGGATTCTTTATAGGAGCCTTCTTCCAGGGTGTGTTGAAGCAGGACTGGTATCCGTCTGGCGAATCCCGTTTCTGGGGACAGTATAACCGTCCATACAATCAGTACCCTAGCTGGCATGAAGATAATATGTTCAGGGAAGAACTTGGAAACTTTGATGCATACTTGCCGCGATTGGTAGGGTATGTAGCGCTAGGCGACGACAGGGCTCTAAGTACTCCAAATGACCGGTATATGCAGAATGTTGCTTATATCCGTTTGAGAAACATACAGTTAGGGTATACATTACCGCAGCATTTGACATCAAAAATCAAAGCAAATGATGTAAAGATTTACCTTTCTGCCGAAAATCTCTGGACTTGGTCCTCCCTGTATAAGTGGACTAAGGATACCGATGTGACCAGTATCTATGGATCCGACCGGGACCTAAGTGGAGGGACTAGCGGTGATGGATATAACTATCCTATGCTAAAGGCTATTTCAGCAGGACTTACAGTAAACTTCTAA
- a CDS encoding endonuclease/exonuclease/phosphatase family protein has translation MKIHIIIAFLALLSVSAFGQKNPEIKVASYNLRMDTPRDSMNAWPHRKENVKALIQYHDFDIIGTQEGFIHQLNDLLGMPGFAFVGAGRDDGKTAGEHSAIFYKTDRFELLDSGNFWLSETPDKPGLGWDATCCNRIASWALLKDRKSKKEFYVFNAHFDHQGVIARKESGKLMIRKIKEIAKNKPVICTGDFNSTPDTEQMIALSAFLNDAYTITEMPPYGPVGTTNAFRFTAPMKNRIDYVFVSEHFKVLKYAVLTDAREQRYPSDHLPVVAAVQFAK, from the coding sequence ATGAAAATTCATATAATAATAGCCTTTTTAGCTTTGCTGTCTGTTTCGGCCTTTGGTCAGAAAAATCCCGAAATTAAGGTAGCTAGTTACAATCTCAGGATGGATACTCCCAGAGATAGCATGAATGCCTGGCCTCACCGGAAAGAAAATGTGAAGGCTCTGATCCAATACCATGATTTTGATATCATAGGTACACAGGAAGGATTTATCCATCAGCTCAATGATCTGCTAGGGATGCCGGGTTTCGCTTTTGTAGGAGCAGGGCGTGATGATGGCAAGACTGCAGGGGAACATTCTGCGATATTTTATAAAACAGATAGGTTTGAATTGCTTGATTCAGGGAATTTCTGGTTAAGTGAGACCCCGGATAAACCGGGATTGGGTTGGGATGCTACCTGCTGTAATAGAATTGCTTCCTGGGCTCTTTTGAAAGACAGAAAATCCAAGAAGGAGTTTTACGTATTCAATGCGCATTTTGATCATCAAGGCGTGATAGCAAGAAAGGAATCAGGAAAACTTATGATTCGGAAAATCAAGGAAATTGCCAAAAACAAGCCTGTAATCTGTACCGGGGATTTCAATTCCACTCCTGATACGGAGCAGATGATAGCATTGTCAGCTTTCTTAAATGATGCTTACACCATTACTGAAATGCCGCCTTACGGACCAGTGGGTACGACTAATGCTTTTCGGTTTACTGCACCGATGAAAAACCGTATAGATTATGTGTTTGTAAGTGAGCATTTTAAAGTGTTAAAATATGCGGTCCTAACAGATGCAAGAGAACAAAGGTACCCTTCTGACCATCTTCCTGTGGTAGCTGCTGTGCAATTTGCTAAGTAG
- a CDS encoding DUF6266 family protein has translation MGKVTDSLLSGITGKVGNLVLYKQKGKTFIKQKATRSAEYKPSKLQLYSNRAFVEVQQFLLPIESVLAIGYERFTSGGKRGIHLAMSWALKHAVENVDGMPRLYPEKVKVCAGDLDLSSELGLMQEEEGTYSISWIAEELGRARHSDLCWVLIYHPLSKRYQLIDEGVYRKRGLLQFTLNPNINSVGAYVYVSFYRLKKNKTRMFSDSICLGKLE, from the coding sequence ATGGGGAAAGTAACGGATTCACTTCTAAGCGGAATCACCGGAAAGGTCGGCAATCTTGTTTTATACAAACAGAAGGGTAAGACTTTTATAAAGCAAAAGGCTACAAGGTCTGCTGAATATAAACCCTCTAAGTTACAGCTTTACTCAAACAGAGCCTTTGTGGAGGTACAGCAGTTTCTGCTTCCCATTGAATCTGTTTTGGCCATAGGCTATGAGCGATTTACCTCGGGAGGGAAAAGAGGCATACACCTGGCAATGTCTTGGGCATTGAAGCACGCGGTGGAAAATGTAGATGGGATGCCACGGCTCTATCCTGAAAAAGTCAAAGTATGCGCCGGAGACCTGGATCTATCCTCAGAGCTGGGTCTGATGCAGGAGGAAGAAGGAACCTATTCCATCTCTTGGATTGCCGAAGAACTGGGAAGGGCACGGCATTCAGATCTTTGCTGGGTGTTGATTTATCATCCACTTAGCAAGAGATACCAATTGATAGATGAGGGGGTATATAGAAAAAGAGGTCTGCTGCAGTTTACCTTAAACCCGAATATTAATTCAGTCGGAGCATATGTGTACGTTTCTTTTTATAGACTGAAAAAGAATAAAACCAGAATGTTTTCTGATTCAATTTGTCTGGGTAAGCTGGAATAA
- a CDS encoding RagB/SusD family nutrient uptake outer membrane protein, with protein sequence MKTFHYIVLFLSLAVATSCNLDESPVDTATNQAIFGSASGLELYSNSFYDDILPGTDVGVFQGDDVSDLVARNGVDTYLAVNALSPVTSSEWEWEDLRNINYFIENAETSPVAEKNHYIGMARFFRALFYFDKVKRFGDVPWIDQTIEITDSVTLYGPRDDRFMVMDKVLEDLDYAIENITLTSDASSTRITKNVARAYKTRIALFEASFRKYHTEYGMQGSADAWYEEVVNTANEITGFALHRGAQDDRSYREIFISKAPFADETILAVALDASFQVFSSANRRFISPTYGNRPSLTRNFVNTYLNLDGTPFTDNPEYKTTPFVEEVKNRDLRLKQTVRLGDYRRTENGVPVVAPPNFNQTFTGYQPIKWCYDERFPYDDESRNDNAHIIMRYAEVLLNKAEALAELGTMTPGYWTETIGALRARAGITGSTLTTLPAEADPYLVEYYKGKFTDPVLLEVLRERAVELVFEGLRPDDLRRWHIGELFADSPMNGMYVPALGEYDLNGDGTMDVLFYQGEKPGSSNPAIAFVDVSPSTAAGRLQLSNGTSGEVLFNPGVREWLDKKYLYPIPETDIIRNPALGQNPGW encoded by the coding sequence ATGAAAACATTTCATTATATAGTATTATTCCTTTCACTGGCAGTAGCCACTTCCTGCAATTTGGATGAATCTCCGGTGGATACTGCCACCAATCAGGCAATATTTGGTTCTGCCAGCGGACTGGAACTTTACAGCAATTCCTTTTATGATGATATTTTACCCGGCACTGATGTGGGGGTATTTCAAGGCGATGACGTTTCTGACCTTGTAGCCAGAAATGGAGTGGATACTTACCTGGCAGTGAATGCGCTTAGTCCGGTGACTAGTTCGGAATGGGAGTGGGAAGACTTGCGAAATATCAATTATTTTATCGAAAATGCAGAAACCAGCCCGGTTGCTGAAAAGAACCATTACATTGGGATGGCCAGATTCTTTAGAGCCCTGTTTTATTTCGATAAGGTGAAGCGTTTCGGGGATGTTCCATGGATTGACCAAACTATAGAGATCACAGATAGTGTGACCCTTTACGGCCCCAGGGATGACAGGTTCATGGTTATGGATAAAGTGTTGGAAGACTTAGACTATGCGATCGAAAATATCACCTTGACTTCTGATGCATCTTCCACCAGGATTACCAAAAACGTAGCTAGAGCGTATAAGACCCGGATTGCGCTATTTGAAGCATCCTTTAGAAAATACCATACCGAATATGGCATGCAGGGCTCTGCCGATGCATGGTATGAGGAAGTGGTGAATACTGCCAATGAAATCACCGGCTTTGCCCTACATCGGGGAGCTCAGGACGACCGGTCCTACAGGGAGATTTTCATATCCAAAGCTCCGTTTGCCGATGAGACCATTTTGGCTGTGGCTTTGGATGCTAGCTTTCAGGTATTTAGTTCGGCTAATCGACGTTTCATCAGCCCGACTTATGGCAACAGGCCTAGTCTGACCCGTAATTTTGTCAATACCTATCTGAATCTGGACGGTACCCCATTTACGGATAATCCCGAATACAAGACTACGCCATTTGTAGAAGAAGTAAAGAATAGGGATCTGCGTCTGAAGCAAACGGTTCGTCTGGGAGATTACCGTCGAACCGAAAATGGTGTACCTGTAGTAGCTCCACCAAACTTCAACCAGACATTTACCGGTTATCAGCCCATCAAGTGGTGTTATGATGAGCGTTTTCCCTATGATGACGAGAGCCGAAATGATAATGCCCATATAATCATGAGATATGCTGAAGTCTTATTGAACAAGGCAGAAGCACTGGCGGAATTAGGGACGATGACTCCAGGGTACTGGACTGAGACCATTGGAGCACTTCGTGCCCGCGCCGGGATCACAGGTTCTACATTGACCACTCTTCCTGCCGAAGCTGATCCTTATTTAGTCGAATACTACAAGGGTAAATTTACCGATCCTGTTCTTTTGGAAGTATTGAGAGAAAGAGCCGTGGAATTGGTGTTTGAAGGGCTTCGTCCGGATGATCTAAGGAGATGGCATATCGGTGAACTATTTGCGGATTCTCCTATGAATGGGATGTATGTTCCGGCTTTGGGAGAATATGACCTCAATGGAGATGGGACTATGGATGTGCTGTTCTATCAAGGTGAAAAACCCGGGTCTTCTAATCCTGCCATCGCCTTTGTAGATGTAAGTCCATCTACTGCTGCAGGAAGGCTCCAGCTTTCTAATGGCACTTCAGGTGAAGTGCTCTTCAATCCGGGAGTCAGGGAATGGCTGGATAAGAAATACCTGTATCCTATTCCTGAAACCGATATCATCCGAAACCCGGCGCTAGGACAGAATCCCGGTTGGTAA
- a CDS encoding RNA polymerase sigma factor — protein MKAILNEQVLLRKIQEEDDDASFKLLFDSYWDLLFLHALKKTKSRDLAMDLAQETFINFWKYRKRIGEIQNLQSYLITMLKYQFFKWIDQEKIIFDEMDSSQLNTSHTDIIDGFKIMEFNELYTFLMDKIDELPVRSQQIFIQNRFENKTVKELAETYCIAESTVRNHLSQASSKLHAQLENKLLALAFLTLVSA, from the coding sequence ATGAAAGCGATACTAAACGAACAGGTGCTCCTCCGCAAAATCCAAGAGGAGGACGATGATGCTTCCTTCAAGCTGCTCTTTGATTCGTACTGGGATTTGCTTTTTCTTCATGCTCTCAAAAAAACCAAATCCCGGGATTTGGCTATGGACTTGGCCCAGGAGACGTTTATCAATTTCTGGAAATACAGAAAGCGCATTGGCGAAATACAAAATCTACAAAGCTACCTGATTACCATGCTTAAGTATCAGTTTTTTAAATGGATAGATCAAGAGAAAATAATTTTTGATGAGATGGATTCTTCACAGCTTAATACTTCCCACACCGACATAATTGACGGTTTTAAGATTATGGAATTCAATGAACTCTATACTTTTTTAATGGATAAGATAGATGAGTTGCCAGTAAGAAGCCAACAGATTTTTATCCAGAATAGATTTGAAAATAAGACTGTAAAAGAATTGGCCGAAACCTACTGTATAGCGGAGTCCACCGTCAGAAATCATCTAAGTCAGGCCAGTTCAAAACTCCATGCCCAGCTAGAAAATAAGTTGTTGGCCCTGGCCTTCCTCACTTTGGTCTCTGCTTAG